From a region of the Roseivirga sp. 4D4 genome:
- a CDS encoding ectonucleotide pyrophosphatase/phosphodiesterase — protein sequence MKKHFELFLLVAVIGFVSVAKIQDKDQTPYVILISLDGFRHDYVEKFNAPNLQEFINEGVSAEAMLPSYPSKTFPNHYTIVTGLYPDHHGLVDNSFYDSQLDIQYSTRNRSIVENPAFYGGTPLWQLVQQHGMKSASYFWVGSEAPVTGSFPDYYHIYDGSVPNETRIQAAIDWLELPVSERPNFMTLYFSLVDSQGHATGPNAEETKETVLEADRLIGLLMKKLEAIDLPVNVIVTSDHGMHEIKPEKDSYMTVQELLKDFDEDKFRFVSNGAHGHFYSEDKAYLNEMASILKARPDSDKFEVYFKSEMPAHWHYGNNHRVGDLFIKINPGHYLTSKNRKDRAIQNQEFHGEHGFDPEETEDMGAIFYAYGPNFKSGLKIDKFRNIHIYPMIAKVLGITELPEIDGKLEVLGPIIRD from the coding sequence TTGAAAAAGCATTTTGAATTATTCCTTTTAGTGGCAGTAATTGGCTTTGTCTCTGTGGCCAAAATCCAAGACAAAGATCAAACGCCTTATGTCATTCTTATATCATTGGATGGCTTCCGGCATGACTATGTCGAAAAATTCAATGCGCCTAACTTACAAGAATTCATCAATGAAGGTGTGAGTGCAGAAGCAATGCTTCCATCCTACCCGAGTAAGACTTTCCCAAACCATTATACAATTGTTACAGGACTATATCCCGATCATCACGGTTTGGTTGACAATAGCTTCTACGACTCTCAACTAGACATCCAATACAGCACTAGAAATAGATCAATTGTTGAAAATCCGGCATTTTATGGGGGCACCCCGCTTTGGCAATTAGTACAGCAACATGGAATGAAATCAGCATCCTATTTCTGGGTGGGTTCTGAAGCTCCAGTCACTGGGAGCTTCCCGGATTACTATCATATCTATGATGGCTCAGTCCCAAACGAGACAAGAATTCAGGCAGCCATTGATTGGCTAGAACTTCCAGTATCGGAACGGCCTAATTTCATGACTTTATATTTTTCCTTGGTCGATAGCCAGGGACATGCAACTGGCCCTAATGCAGAAGAAACCAAAGAGACAGTGTTAGAGGCTGACAGGCTCATTGGTCTGCTTATGAAGAAGTTGGAAGCAATTGATCTTCCTGTCAATGTGATAGTAACGTCTGATCACGGCATGCATGAAATAAAGCCAGAGAAAGATTCTTATATGACCGTTCAAGAATTGCTCAAAGATTTTGATGAAGACAAGTTTCGTTTTGTCAGCAATGGTGCGCATGGGCATTTCTATTCCGAAGACAAAGCTTATCTAAATGAGATGGCTTCCATACTAAAGGCTAGACCAGATAGCGATAAATTCGAAGTCTACTTCAAGTCAGAGATGCCAGCACACTGGCATTATGGAAACAACCATCGTGTTGGTGATCTCTTTATCAAAATCAACCCAGGACACTACCTTACCTCAAAAAACAGAAAAGACAGGGCCATACAGAACCAAGAGTTTCACGGAGAGCACGGCTTTGATCCTGAAGAAACGGAAGACATGGGTGCTATTTTCTACGCCTACGGCCCAAACTTTAAATCAGGCTTAAAGATTGATAAGTTTCGGAACATCCATATCTATCCAATGATTGCCAAGGTCTTGGGCATTACAGAACTGCCCGAAATTGATGGAAAGTTAGAAGTACTTGGTCCTATCATTAGGGACTAG
- a CDS encoding VOC family protein, translated as MKHVAKSIRAFIGAKNFEESRSFYIELGFEESVISHNMSLFRVTDTLSFYLQKAYVKDWVDNTMLFLEVDDVERYWKELTALGLHEKYAKVRLTPIRIESWGKECFMHDPSGILWHFGQFN; from the coding sequence ATGAAACATGTTGCCAAATCGATCAGAGCCTTTATTGGTGCTAAGAACTTTGAAGAATCCAGATCCTTTTACATAGAATTGGGCTTCGAGGAATCAGTGATCAGTCATAACATGTCACTTTTTCGTGTTACTGATACGTTGAGCTTTTACTTACAAAAGGCCTACGTGAAAGATTGGGTAGACAACACCATGCTCTTTCTTGAGGTAGACGATGTTGAAAGATATTGGAAGGAATTGACAGCCTTAGGTCTTCATGAGAAGTATGCCAAGGTAAGGCTCACTCCTATACGGATTGAAAGCTGGGGTAAAGAATGCTTTATGCATGACCCTTCCGGAATTCTCTGGCATTTTGGCCAATTCAACTGA
- a CDS encoding MmcQ/YjbR family DNA-binding protein: MYIDEFRDYCLAKPGVTEDTPFGPDTLVMKVMNKVFAITGIVEYEFINLKCDPERAAELREEFDGIRPGWHMNKVHWNSVFTDGSVPENLIRELIDHSYDLIVASLPKKLKEELKNL; encoded by the coding sequence ATGTATATTGATGAATTCAGAGACTATTGCCTAGCCAAGCCAGGCGTGACAGAGGATACTCCTTTCGGCCCTGATACGCTTGTGATGAAGGTCATGAATAAAGTTTTTGCTATCACGGGAATTGTGGAGTATGAGTTTATTAACCTCAAATGTGATCCTGAACGGGCAGCAGAATTGAGAGAAGAATTTGATGGAATTCGTCCAGGTTGGCACATGAATAAAGTGCACTGGAATTCGGTATTTACGGATGGCTCCGTACCAGAAAACCTAATCAGAGAATTGATCGATCATTCTTATGATCTGATTGTAGCTAGCTTGCCAAAGAAGTTGAAGGAAGAGTTAAAAAATCTTTAA
- a CDS encoding lycopene cyclase family protein: MKHYDYVVAGAGAAGLTLAYVSINNRDLNKSILIIDREDKSKNDRTWCFWEKNDNLFEHLVHKSWEQAIYAGSGFSETYELAPYTYKLIRGIDFYEFIKKSLSEDDRITWIKEDIQSIDKSGVVTTDKGQYKGELVFDSTFDPTKLQQEKATTLLQHFKGYVIETETPAFNPDACTYMDFKIDQEGDCRFGYILPFTEHRALVEYTIFNQSLLEQEVYEDRLKSYIKSLGIEHYKIVEDEYGIIPMTDHDFQMRVSENVIRIGINGGFAKPSTGYTFLRGQKIILKMVDNLSKEIDPLKDLPYEKARFKKYDATLLNVLASGKYTGDEVFTPMFKKNGAKGFFKFLDEETSLAEELKIMSSTPILDFGAAFIKSMLK; encoded by the coding sequence ATGAAGCATTATGATTATGTAGTAGCCGGTGCGGGTGCCGCTGGGCTTACCCTGGCATATGTGTCGATCAACAATAGGGATTTGAATAAATCAATCCTTATTATCGATAGGGAAGATAAGTCAAAAAATGATAGAACATGGTGCTTTTGGGAAAAAAACGACAACCTCTTTGAGCATCTCGTCCATAAATCATGGGAACAAGCCATATACGCTGGTAGCGGTTTTAGCGAGACATATGAGCTTGCTCCGTACACCTACAAGCTCATTCGCGGCATTGATTTCTACGAGTTTATAAAAAAGTCTTTGTCTGAAGACGATCGGATAACCTGGATTAAAGAAGACATCCAAAGTATAGATAAGAGTGGTGTAGTTACTACGGATAAAGGTCAATACAAAGGGGAACTGGTTTTTGATAGCACCTTCGACCCTACAAAGCTTCAGCAAGAGAAAGCCACTACGCTATTGCAGCATTTCAAAGGCTATGTAATTGAAACAGAAACCCCGGCATTCAATCCGGATGCCTGTACTTATATGGATTTTAAGATTGATCAGGAAGGTGACTGCCGATTCGGTTACATATTACCCTTTACCGAACATAGGGCATTGGTCGAATACACCATCTTCAATCAGTCTCTTTTGGAGCAAGAAGTGTACGAAGATCGATTAAAATCTTATATCAAGAGTTTAGGTATTGAGCATTACAAAATCGTAGAAGATGAATATGGGATTATTCCCATGACGGATCATGATTTTCAAATGAGGGTAAGTGAAAATGTAATCAGAATTGGCATCAATGGAGGATTTGCAAAACCCTCTACTGGCTATACTTTTCTTCGAGGACAGAAAATTATCCTTAAGATGGTGGATAATCTTTCTAAGGAAATTGATCCGCTAAAGGACCTGCCTTATGAAAAAGCGAGGTTCAAAAAATACGATGCTACCCTCTTAAACGTGTTGGCCTCAGGCAAGTACACCGGGGATGAAGTCTTTACCCCTATGTTCAAGAAGAATGGCGCAAAGGGCTTTTTTAAGTTCCTTGATGAGGAAACATCTCTGGCCGAAGAACTCAAGATAATGTCCTCCACCCCAATTCTTGATTTTGGTGCCGCATTTATCAAATCTATGCTGAAGTAG
- a CDS encoding acyl-CoA dehydrogenase: MQNQYTNLETLKFLIHKVHKTDSVLGEGRFSAYDTASIDMFLDSIASLSDAELFPYIKEMDQKPSVYKEGKITIHPQFERIFQQARDLGLIASIFNEEDGGLQMPNTLFHAAYYIMEAANNHVTGYLGLTTGAANLIATFGNQVLKDQYLPKMLDMEWTGSMCLTEPQAGSSLSDITTSATPIGNGSYLINGQKIFISAGDHQFADNIVHLLLGRIDGAPEGTKGVSLFVVPKFKPINGSLEENHVATAGEFEKLGQRGYCTSHLVFENSEAWLVGEENRGLTYMFQLMNEARIATGRMGAGIASAAYYASLQYAKERPQGRKLTSTGDKDLLQDQTLIINHPDVKRMLLHQKSIVEGSLSLILQAAHYLDREQIAEGEDKERYNLLLELLTPIVKTYPAEKGLESVSQGLQILGGYGFCQDFILQQYYRDIRIISIYEGTTGIQSLDLLGRKVNLKNGKVLQWLAEEVMETIAKASRIDALHVYANELEQNLKMIQQVLTELAPIAKKGDFERYLSDATVFMDLFGTVIIGWQWLKIANKAYDEVSNDTPLKAAMEGKIHTMKFFYKYEMSRTKGLAKTLLNQLALTLDFNLDYLE; this comes from the coding sequence ATGCAAAATCAATATACAAATTTAGAAACGCTCAAATTCCTCATTCACAAGGTCCATAAAACTGATTCGGTTTTGGGCGAAGGCCGTTTCTCAGCGTATGACACTGCATCAATAGATATGTTCTTGGACTCCATTGCTTCGCTAAGCGATGCAGAGCTCTTTCCTTATATCAAGGAGATGGACCAAAAGCCTTCCGTTTATAAGGAAGGAAAAATCACTATCCATCCTCAATTTGAACGAATCTTTCAACAAGCTAGAGACCTAGGGCTTATTGCCTCAATCTTTAATGAAGAAGACGGTGGTTTGCAAATGCCCAACACACTCTTCCATGCTGCTTACTATATTATGGAAGCTGCCAATAACCATGTTACTGGATACTTAGGACTGACAACAGGCGCAGCCAACCTAATAGCGACATTTGGAAATCAAGTCTTAAAAGATCAGTACCTACCTAAAATGCTCGACATGGAATGGACAGGTTCAATGTGCCTGACAGAGCCTCAGGCAGGCAGTTCTTTGTCTGACATCACTACCAGTGCTACTCCAATAGGAAACGGCAGCTATCTGATTAACGGCCAGAAAATCTTTATTTCTGCTGGAGATCATCAGTTTGCAGATAACATTGTGCATCTCCTTCTTGGCAGAATTGATGGAGCACCAGAGGGCACAAAAGGCGTATCGCTTTTCGTTGTCCCCAAATTCAAACCTATCAACGGAAGTCTTGAAGAAAATCATGTAGCTACAGCAGGTGAATTTGAGAAACTAGGGCAACGAGGTTATTGCACTTCACATCTGGTATTTGAAAATTCGGAGGCCTGGTTGGTTGGGGAAGAAAATCGCGGTCTGACCTATATGTTTCAATTGATGAACGAAGCCAGAATAGCTACTGGCCGAATGGGTGCAGGAATTGCTTCTGCCGCCTATTATGCTTCGCTTCAATATGCCAAAGAACGGCCTCAGGGAAGAAAACTGACTTCGACCGGAGACAAAGACTTACTACAAGATCAGACTTTAATTATCAATCATCCTGATGTCAAAAGAATGCTTCTGCATCAAAAGTCGATTGTCGAAGGTTCATTGAGCCTTATTTTACAGGCAGCTCATTATTTAGATCGGGAGCAAATAGCAGAAGGAGAAGACAAGGAGCGATACAATCTCCTCCTTGAATTGTTAACACCCATTGTAAAAACATACCCGGCTGAAAAAGGGCTTGAATCTGTGAGCCAAGGGCTTCAAATACTTGGTGGTTATGGTTTTTGTCAGGATTTCATCTTGCAGCAGTATTATAGAGACATTCGAATCATTTCTATTTACGAAGGCACAACTGGTATTCAATCGCTGGATTTACTTGGTCGTAAAGTGAACCTTAAAAATGGAAAGGTATTGCAGTGGTTGGCAGAGGAAGTGATGGAAACCATTGCCAAAGCCTCTAGAATTGACGCTCTTCATGTCTATGCCAATGAATTAGAGCAAAATCTCAAAATGATTCAGCAGGTACTGACTGAACTAGCCCCAATAGCTAAGAAAGGAGATTTTGAAAGGTACCTTTCTGATGCTACTGTCTTCATGGACTTGTTCGGAACAGTCATTATTGGCTGGCAATGGCTAAAAATCGCCAATAAAGCCTATGATGAGGTTTCAAACGACACCCCTCTAAAAGCAGCGATGGAAGGAAAAATTCATACGATGAAGTTCTTCTACAAGTACGAAATGAGCCGCACAAAGGGTCTGGCTAAGACATTATTGAATCAGTTAGCATTGACCCTAGACTTTAATCTAGACTATCTAGAGTAG
- a CDS encoding aromatic ring-hydroxylating oxygenase subunit alpha — protein MKASKSNNLRNIWYVACHGSVLKKGKTIEKEIDSEKILLGRDENGKAFALRNQCPHRGIPLTYGKFDGCEIQCCYHGWRFKTDGTCTKIPALPPNSKLDVSKVRAPYYPIREVHGLVLIYLPRDMRKPEDIDESLFPQFPLDQDKSFDLVTAKPMDCSLDHSVIGLIDPAHVPFVHQSWFFRKSDNLKLKEKKFAPSHLGFKMVRHAPSKNSAAYKILKKEQTTEISFQIPGIRIEHITVGEKVILIMTTLTPVNENTTELTQFIYTDISWFKIFRPIFYKFADTFIQQDVDVFKKLKEGLNNNPPLMLMGDPDMQAKWYNAIRARYEKCQEEKTPFENPIEAQTLYWQT, from the coding sequence ATGAAAGCAAGCAAGTCCAATAACCTCCGCAATATTTGGTATGTGGCCTGTCATGGAAGTGTTCTGAAAAAGGGCAAAACCATTGAAAAGGAAATTGATAGCGAAAAGATTCTTCTTGGGCGCGATGAAAACGGAAAGGCTTTCGCCTTAAGAAATCAATGTCCACACCGAGGAATACCGCTGACCTACGGGAAATTTGATGGTTGCGAAATCCAATGTTGCTACCACGGATGGCGATTTAAAACCGATGGTACTTGCACAAAGATTCCAGCCCTGCCTCCCAATTCGAAACTAGATGTTAGCAAAGTAAGGGCACCTTATTATCCTATCAGAGAGGTGCATGGCTTAGTACTGATCTACTTGCCGCGTGATATGCGAAAGCCAGAGGATATTGATGAAAGCCTATTTCCACAATTCCCTTTAGACCAGGACAAATCCTTTGACCTCGTCACTGCAAAACCTATGGACTGCAGTTTGGATCACTCTGTCATTGGCTTAATCGATCCGGCACATGTGCCTTTTGTACATCAATCATGGTTTTTTAGAAAAAGCGACAACCTTAAGCTCAAAGAGAAGAAATTCGCTCCCAGCCATCTTGGTTTTAAGATGGTTAGGCATGCCCCCTCAAAAAATTCGGCAGCCTATAAAATTTTAAAGAAGGAACAGACCACTGAGATAAGCTTTCAAATACCTGGCATTCGTATTGAACATATTACTGTAGGGGAAAAAGTCATTTTGATCATGACAACACTCACCCCGGTTAATGAAAACACAACGGAGTTAACCCAGTTCATCTATACAGACATTAGCTGGTTTAAGATCTTCAGGCCTATATTCTATAAGTTCGCTGATACGTTTATCCAACAGGATGTGGATGTCTTCAAAAAACTCAAAGAAGGACTAAATAACAACCCTCCTTTGATGCTTATGGGCGATCCGGATATGCAAGCGAAATGGTATAATGCCATCCGAGCCCGATATGAAAAGTGTCAGGAGGAGAAAACTCCTTTCGAAAACCCTATTGAAGCCCAAACCCTTTACTGGCAAACTTAG
- the cls gene encoding cardiolipin synthase, translating to MLGVWEIISPYILPLYYVIIFFVVINLLLENRNPLKTHSYLMLLLLLPIIGVAIYFFFGQHQRKRKVFAKRGLINQAFGPLYAQEHLDNQTRVNPQVIKPYGQFEKLIRFLKNDLSPLTLNNSVTVLRNGEEKFPQMMNALREAKDHIHIEYYIFEDDGIGGAVTDLLMEKAKQGIEVRMLVDGVGSLALKKSFFKKLKASGVQLAEFMPVLFPSFTSKINYRDHRKILIVDGKVGFTGGINISDRYINNHTHPEYWRDTHLMIEGEAVKTLQFLFFLNWQFVVQHELETADKYFPELGHFGDHCVQINASGPDWELASIMDSFLIAITSARTKVRIATPYFIPTESILDAITTVSKSDVKVELMIPYESDSWIVQAASLSFIEELLAAGVSIYFYQKGFLHSKVIAIDHSFASVGTANMDYRSFDLNHEVNAYLYDEDLVETLIDQFEEDKKECIQITLEDWRKRSLKQKLKESVCRLLAPLL from the coding sequence ATGCTTGGCGTTTGGGAAATCATCTCACCCTACATACTTCCATTGTACTACGTGATCATCTTCTTTGTGGTGATCAATCTGTTATTGGAGAATCGCAACCCTCTGAAAACGCATTCTTATTTAATGTTGCTGCTGTTGCTACCGATAATTGGTGTGGCGATATATTTCTTCTTTGGACAGCATCAACGGAAAAGGAAGGTTTTTGCCAAAAGAGGCCTTATCAATCAGGCATTTGGCCCATTGTATGCCCAAGAGCATTTGGACAACCAAACTCGGGTCAACCCTCAAGTAATAAAACCCTATGGCCAATTCGAAAAGTTGATTCGCTTTTTGAAAAACGACCTATCACCTCTCACACTCAATAATTCTGTAACTGTGCTTCGCAATGGTGAAGAGAAGTTTCCACAGATGATGAATGCTTTAAGGGAAGCCAAAGACCATATTCATATCGAGTACTACATTTTCGAAGATGATGGTATTGGCGGAGCGGTAACCGACCTTTTGATGGAGAAAGCAAAGCAAGGAATTGAGGTCAGGATGCTTGTAGACGGTGTGGGCTCTTTGGCACTAAAAAAGAGCTTCTTCAAAAAATTAAAAGCCAGTGGCGTTCAATTAGCAGAATTCATGCCCGTACTCTTTCCATCCTTTACTAGTAAAATCAATTATCGAGATCATAGAAAAATACTGATTGTAGATGGGAAAGTGGGGTTTACGGGTGGCATCAATATTAGTGATCGGTACATTAATAACCATACCCACCCGGAATACTGGCGTGATACCCACCTAATGATTGAGGGTGAAGCTGTGAAAACCCTACAGTTTCTATTCTTTTTAAACTGGCAGTTTGTAGTTCAGCATGAACTAGAGACAGCGGACAAGTACTTCCCTGAACTTGGGCATTTTGGAGATCATTGTGTTCAGATTAACGCAAGCGGTCCCGATTGGGAACTAGCAAGTATTATGGACTCCTTCCTTATTGCAATAACTTCTGCCAGGACCAAGGTGAGAATTGCGACACCCTATTTCATTCCTACCGAGAGCATTCTGGATGCCATTACCACAGTATCGAAGAGTGATGTGAAAGTAGAATTGATGATCCCCTATGAATCAGATTCATGGATTGTACAGGCCGCATCTTTGTCTTTCATCGAAGAGTTGTTGGCCGCTGGTGTCAGCATTTACTTTTACCAAAAGGGGTTTCTTCACTCCAAGGTGATCGCAATAGATCATTCTTTTGCATCCGTAGGTACCGCTAATATGGACTATAGAAGTTTTGACCTGAACCATGAAGTGAATGCATATTTGTACGATGAGGACTTGGTTGAAACCCTCATCGATCAGTTCGAAGAAGACAAAAAGGAATGTATCCAAATTACATTAGAAGACTGGAGAAAACGCAGTTTAAAACAGAAATTGAAAGAATCCGTCTGTAGGCTTTTAGCACCATTACTTTAA
- a CDS encoding cysteine hydrolase family protein — translation MSLTKKKPALILIDLQKGWEKTEHWGGNRNNPYAEKVAKELLDIWREKDLPVFHIIHSSTDPNSELHESKPGFQMLNEFQPIDGEPLIIKHVNSGFIGTDLKERLDTQDIDKLVIAGLTTNHCVSTTTRMAGNFGFEVYLVSDASATFDRKGLNGEVFEAELIHQTALASLNEEFATVLDKNALLEIL, via the coding sequence ATGAGTCTTACCAAAAAGAAACCAGCACTTATTCTTATCGATCTTCAAAAGGGTTGGGAGAAAACCGAGCATTGGGGAGGAAACCGCAATAACCCTTATGCCGAAAAAGTAGCAAAGGAACTCCTAGATATTTGGCGTGAAAAAGACCTGCCAGTCTTCCATATCATTCATAGTTCCACAGACCCGAACTCAGAGCTTCATGAAAGTAAGCCCGGTTTTCAAATGCTCAATGAGTTCCAACCTATAGATGGGGAGCCTTTGATCATCAAGCATGTAAACTCGGGATTCATTGGTACCGATTTAAAGGAGAGACTGGATACCCAAGATATCGACAAACTGGTTATTGCTGGCTTAACCACGAATCACTGCGTTTCTACAACCACCCGAATGGCTGGCAATTTTGGATTCGAAGTCTACTTGGTGTCCGATGCTTCCGCCACTTTCGATCGAAAAGGACTGAATGGAGAAGTGTTTGAAGCCGAATTGATCCACCAGACAGCCCTGGCCAGTCTAAATGAGGAGTTTGCAACGGTACTTGACAAAAATGCTTTGTTAGAAATTCTCTGA
- a CDS encoding leucine--tRNA ligase, protein MAEYNHREIEPKWQAYWTAKETFKATKDTSKPKFYALDMFPYPSGAGLHVGHPLGYIASDIVSRFKRNQGFNVLHPMGFDAFGLPAEQYAIQTGQHPAITTKENIARYKEQLKNIGFAFDWDKEVQTCDPAYYKWTQWIFMQIFDSWYDYDTAKAEHIDSLKESFSKTGNAGINAACDEDTPDFSAEDWNSWSEAEQQRMLLKYRLTYLSDTAVNWCPELGTVLSNDEVKDGFSERGGFPVVRKNMKQWSMRITAYAERLLQGLDTIDWSEPLKEMQRNWIGKSIGAELRFRVENSDIEIEVFTTRIDTIFGVTFLSLAPESDLTKALTTPEQKEAVESYVEQASNRSERDRMTDVKSISGVFTGSYATNPFNGKKVPIWVADYVLAGYGTGAVMAVPCGDQRDYDFAKHFDLPIVPVIKDADISERADATKDGTMINSGFLDGLSCKDAIAKAIEFAEEKGVGKGKINYRIRDAIFARQRYWGEPVPVYFKNDIPYLVDQKDLPIILPEIDKYLPTEDGDPPLGRAENFTYSPDGDDQSYPLELSTMPGWAGSSWYWYRYMDAHNEAAFIDKGVQEYWENVDLYIGGSEHATGHLLYSRFWNKILFDLGFVNQEEPFKKLINQGMIQGRSNFVYRLNLPDLDIKLPNIFISKGIQDVLKPEKDIDGGIAKIESEVQSIVTKLYPNQQIAVDIASVKVTPIHVDVSLCRNDVLDTEAFKKWRPDLADAEFILEDGKYICGWEVEKMSKSKYNVVNPDEIIERYGADTLRLYEMFLGPLEQFKPWNTNGIDGVNKFLRKLWRLFHDEQGNLNLSDAEPSKDELKSLHKAIKKAQEDIERYSFNTSVSTFMICVNELSALKCNNRSILEDLIVIISPYAPHITEELWSLLGHEESIINAEYPAFDASYLVEDSIEYPVMVNGKMRAKIQLGADLGKDEIEAAALAHENVQKWLEGKTPKKVIIVPKKIVNLVV, encoded by the coding sequence ATGGCTGAATACAATCATCGTGAAATAGAGCCTAAGTGGCAGGCATATTGGACGGCAAAAGAGACCTTTAAAGCAACTAAGGACACTTCCAAACCAAAGTTCTATGCATTGGACATGTTCCCCTATCCTTCAGGAGCAGGACTTCATGTGGGCCACCCGCTGGGTTATATCGCCAGTGACATTGTTTCTCGGTTCAAGAGGAATCAAGGCTTCAATGTTTTGCACCCAATGGGTTTTGACGCGTTTGGACTGCCTGCAGAGCAATATGCCATTCAAACCGGGCAACACCCCGCCATTACCACTAAGGAGAACATTGCTCGCTATAAAGAGCAGTTGAAGAATATTGGCTTTGCCTTTGACTGGGACAAAGAAGTACAAACCTGCGATCCGGCCTACTACAAGTGGACACAGTGGATCTTCATGCAGATTTTCGATAGCTGGTATGACTATGACACTGCTAAGGCAGAGCACATTGACTCGTTAAAAGAAAGTTTCTCCAAAACTGGAAATGCGGGCATCAATGCCGCTTGCGATGAAGATACACCAGACTTTTCAGCAGAGGACTGGAATAGCTGGTCGGAAGCCGAACAACAACGCATGTTGCTCAAATACCGACTTACCTATTTATCAGACACTGCCGTAAACTGGTGCCCTGAATTGGGAACCGTATTGTCTAATGACGAAGTCAAAGATGGTTTCTCCGAAAGAGGTGGATTCCCAGTAGTTCGAAAGAACATGAAGCAATGGAGCATGCGTATCACAGCTTATGCCGAAAGGTTGCTTCAGGGATTGGATACGATCGATTGGTCTGAGCCATTAAAAGAAATGCAGCGCAACTGGATTGGAAAGTCCATTGGTGCAGAGTTGAGGTTCCGGGTGGAAAATTCTGATATCGAAATCGAGGTATTCACCACAAGAATTGATACCATTTTTGGAGTGACCTTCTTGTCGTTAGCCCCTGAAAGTGATTTAACGAAAGCGCTCACTACTCCAGAGCAGAAGGAAGCTGTTGAAAGTTATGTAGAGCAAGCTTCAAATCGCTCTGAAAGAGATAGGATGACAGATGTCAAGTCTATTTCTGGTGTGTTCACGGGTAGTTACGCTACTAATCCATTCAATGGTAAGAAAGTACCAATTTGGGTGGCCGACTATGTATTGGCAGGTTATGGAACAGGTGCTGTAATGGCTGTACCCTGTGGCGACCAAAGAGATTACGATTTTGCTAAGCACTTCGACTTGCCGATCGTTCCGGTGATCAAAGATGCCGATATCAGCGAAAGAGCTGACGCTACCAAAGATGGAACTATGATCAATTCTGGTTTCTTGGATGGCCTTTCATGCAAGGATGCCATTGCAAAGGCGATTGAGTTTGCGGAAGAAAAAGGTGTTGGCAAGGGCAAGATCAACTACAGGATCAGAGATGCTATTTTCGCGAGACAGCGCTATTGGGGTGAACCAGTACCCGTTTATTTCAAAAACGACATTCCTTATTTGGTTGACCAGAAAGACTTGCCAATCATTCTTCCAGAAATTGATAAATACTTACCAACAGAAGATGGCGACCCACCATTAGGCAGGGCAGAAAACTTTACTTATTCACCTGATGGAGACGACCAGTCATATCCATTGGAATTGAGTACCATGCCAGGTTGGGCCGGCTCAAGTTGGTATTGGTACCGCTATATGGATGCTCATAATGAAGCGGCATTTATAGACAAGGGTGTTCAGGAGTATTGGGAGAATGTAGACTTATACATCGGTGGGTCCGAACATGCCACAGGTCACTTGCTTTACTCACGTTTCTGGAATAAGATATTATTTGACCTAGGTTTTGTGAACCAGGAAGAACCTTTCAAAAAGTTGATCAACCAAGGTATGATCCAGGGGCGATCGAATTTTGTCTACAGGCTGAATTTACCTGATTTGGATATTAAGCTACCTAACATATTCATTTCAAAAGGTATTCAAGATGTTTTGAAACCGGAAAAGGATATTGACGGTGGAATTGCCAAAATAGAAAGTGAGGTACAAAGCATTGTTACAAAGCTCTATCCTAATCAACAAATAGCAGTTGACATTGCCAGTGTCAAAGTAACACCAATCCATGTAGATGTCAGTCTTTGTCGAAATGACGTTTTAGATACGGAGGCCTTCAAAAAATGGAGACCTGATTTAGCTGATGCGGAGTTTATCCTTGAGGATGGAAAATACATCTGCGGATGGGAAGTCGAGAAGATGTCTAAGTCGAAGTATAATGTCGTCAATCCTGATGAGATTATAGAACGATATGGCGCTGATACCTTGAGACTTTACGAGATGTTCTTAGGGCCTTTGGAGCAGTTCAAACCCTGGAACACCAATGGCATTGATGGTGTCAACAAGTTCTTGCGAAAGCTTTGGAGACTCTTTCACGATGAGCAAGGCAACTTGAACTTGTCAGACGCTGAACCTTCTAAGGACGAGTTGAAATCACTTCATAAAGCCATCAAAAAAGCACAAGAAGATATAGAAAGATACTCTTTCAATACTTCGGTCAGTACTTTTATGATTTGTGTTAATGAGCTATCGGCTTTGAAGTGCAATAATCGAAGCATTTTAGAAGACTTGATTGTGATCATTTCTCCTTACGCTCCTCATATTACAGAAGAGCTTTGGTCACTACTGGGCCATGAGGAGAGCATTATCAATGCTGAGTACCCTGCTTTTGATGCCTCTTATTTAGTAGAAGATTCTATTGAATATCCTGTGATGGTCAATGGTAAGATGCGTGCTAAAATTCAGTTGGGTGCCGACTTGGGTAAAGATGAGATTGAGGCTGCTGCTTTGGCGCATGAGAATGTACAAAAGTGGCTTGAGGGCAAAACACCTAAAAAGGTGATCATAGTACCTAAGAAGATTGTGAACTTGGTGGTTTAA